From a region of the Candidatus Binataceae bacterium genome:
- a CDS encoding amidohydrolase family protein, which translates to MADFDVQIKGGTVVDGTRVPRYRADVWIKDGKIAQVGGRAPGFAKQVIDADGLLVAPGFVDLHTHYDAQIRWDPYCTISGWHGVTSVVLGNCGFGFVPVKPDFRDRSMLTMTRTEAIPYEAMKAGMRWDWETIPQYLDSLERAPKGVNCIQYLPTASLMTYVMGLEAAKTRPASDRERSEMARLLAEGMDAGLCGFSIQRLGPDSTQADFDGSPMVTDTMCDEDILNLARVLRERDEGFIQITQATGRIKDDLNFLELLAAEANRPILHNAIAPARRDPKPHQRSLAWLKRCRDKGLPIFGQTATFRTGFAFTLEHWNLYDASPAWRAVTTGTTQEKIAKMKDPALREAIKREHDAANKKLEVIQKGVGGALKYLMVQWANDNPALEKYLGKSVGQIAMEDHKHEIDVMLDLSIAGDLKVEFLGPNRGFNVDFYAEMMNDSPYTIPGVSDGGAHTKFFNGGAYTTDFLRWLVRDEQRITLEEAHYRLSALPAHAAGFRDRGTLREGQAADVVVYDLNGLGVEPDWVGEITHDFPGGEWRRVQHARGYKAIIVNGELTWDEGRCTGATPGKLLRNGHA; encoded by the coding sequence ATGGCCGATTTCGATGTTCAAATAAAAGGTGGAACTGTAGTCGACGGAACCCGGGTACCCCGCTATCGCGCGGACGTCTGGATAAAGGACGGCAAGATCGCCCAGGTCGGCGGCCGTGCCCCCGGCTTCGCCAAGCAGGTGATCGATGCTGACGGGCTGCTGGTCGCGCCCGGCTTTGTCGATCTGCACACCCACTACGATGCGCAAATCCGCTGGGATCCGTATTGCACCATCTCGGGTTGGCACGGCGTCACCTCGGTAGTGCTGGGCAATTGCGGTTTCGGTTTCGTTCCGGTCAAGCCGGATTTTCGCGATCGCTCGATGCTCACCATGACGCGCACCGAGGCGATTCCATACGAGGCGATGAAAGCCGGAATGAGGTGGGATTGGGAGACCATCCCGCAGTACCTGGATTCGCTCGAGCGAGCTCCCAAAGGCGTCAATTGCATCCAGTATCTGCCGACCGCGTCGCTCATGACCTACGTGATGGGACTCGAAGCTGCCAAGACCCGTCCGGCCAGCGATCGAGAGCGCAGCGAGATGGCGCGCCTGCTGGCGGAAGGGATGGATGCAGGGCTGTGCGGATTCTCGATTCAGCGCCTGGGGCCCGACTCGACGCAGGCGGACTTCGATGGCTCGCCGATGGTTACCGACACGATGTGCGACGAGGACATCCTGAACCTCGCGCGCGTGCTGCGCGAGCGCGATGAAGGGTTCATTCAGATCACGCAGGCGACCGGGCGCATCAAGGACGACCTCAATTTCCTCGAGCTGCTAGCCGCCGAGGCCAACCGGCCGATTCTGCACAACGCGATCGCGCCGGCCCGCCGCGACCCGAAGCCGCATCAGCGCAGCCTGGCGTGGCTCAAGCGCTGCCGGGACAAGGGCCTGCCAATCTTCGGTCAGACCGCTACCTTCCGCACCGGGTTTGCCTTCACGCTGGAACATTGGAACCTGTACGATGCGAGCCCGGCGTGGCGCGCGGTCACGACCGGCACCACGCAAGAAAAGATCGCCAAGATGAAGGATCCGGCGCTGCGCGAAGCGATCAAGCGCGAGCACGACGCCGCCAACAAGAAGCTCGAGGTGATCCAGAAGGGAGTGGGCGGCGCGTTGAAGTACCTGATGGTGCAGTGGGCCAACGACAATCCCGCCCTCGAAAAGTACCTCGGCAAATCGGTCGGTCAGATCGCGATGGAAGATCACAAGCACGAGATCGACGTGATGCTCGATCTGTCGATCGCCGGCGATCTGAAGGTGGAATTCCTTGGTCCCAATCGTGGGTTCAACGTCGACTTCTATGCCGAAATGATGAACGATTCGCCCTACACGATTCCGGGCGTGTCGGACGGCGGCGCTCACACCAAGTTCTTCAACGGCGGCGCCTACACGACCGACTTTCTCCGTTGGCTGGTCCGCGACGAACAGCGCATCACATTGGAGGAGGCGCACTATCGGCTCTCCGCGTTGCCTGCGCACGCGGCCGGCTTCCGCGATCGCGGCACGCTGCGCGAAGGCCAGGCCGCCGACGTGGTCGTCTACGATCTGAACGGTCTCGGCGTCGAGCCGGACTGGGTCGGCGAGATCACTCACGACTTCCCCGGCGGTGAGTGGCGCCGCGTACAACACGCCCGTGGCTATAAAGCGATCATCGTAAATGGCGAGCTGACGTGGGACGAGGGACGCTGCACCGGAGCCACGCCGGGGAAGCTGCTGCGCAACGGGCACGCCTGA
- a CDS encoding methyltransferase domain-containing protein, whose product MPEGKPAAPLENPGRTALKEQYKDSSNFQKRVALHARFGTNRYSFYRWVFDQFDLSHVSAILELGCGPGFLWRQNADRLPPNTTLVVSDFSHGMVREARASLGSKAGAANFCQLDATLLPFKTGSLDAVMAMAMLYHLEDRPAAFREIRRVLREGGRLYASTMGRAHMRELREIAGRVFGANRVTNAAERFGLETGYDQLKAAFANVEVKRYQNSMRVTESQPVIDYFLSTARMRQVPPSLLDRLRVELDREIAAQNGIAVSSDFGVLIARP is encoded by the coding sequence ATGCCGGAAGGAAAGCCAGCTGCGCCCCTTGAGAATCCGGGGCGGACCGCTCTGAAGGAGCAATACAAGGACTCGAGCAACTTCCAGAAGCGGGTAGCGTTGCACGCACGCTTCGGCACCAATCGCTACAGCTTCTATCGATGGGTCTTCGACCAGTTCGATCTCTCACATGTCTCCGCCATCCTCGAGCTCGGGTGCGGCCCGGGATTTCTGTGGCGACAAAACGCCGATCGATTGCCCCCCAACACGACCCTCGTGGTATCGGATTTCTCGCACGGTATGGTGCGTGAGGCGCGCGCCAGTCTGGGGAGTAAAGCTGGCGCCGCCAACTTCTGCCAGCTCGATGCGACCCTGCTGCCCTTCAAGACCGGCAGCCTTGATGCGGTCATGGCCATGGCGATGCTTTACCACCTCGAGGATCGTCCGGCGGCGTTCCGGGAGATTCGACGTGTGCTGCGCGAGGGAGGGAGGCTGTATGCCTCGACGATGGGGCGCGCGCATATGCGCGAGCTGCGCGAAATAGCGGGCCGCGTTTTCGGCGCCAATCGTGTCACAAACGCAGCGGAGCGTTTTGGCCTGGAGACTGGCTACGATCAGCTCAAGGCGGCATTCGCGAACGTCGAGGTCAAGCGGTATCAGAATTCCATGCGCGTAACGGAGAGCCAGCCGGTGATCGACTACTTTCTCTCCACGGCGCGGATGCGGCAGGTCCCGCCTTCTCTGCTGGATAGGTTGCGCGTCGAACTGGACCGCGAGATCGCAGCCCAGAATGGCATCGCCGTATCGAGCGACTTCGGTGTTCTCATCGCCCGCCCTTAA
- a CDS encoding LLM class flavin-dependent oxidoreductase: MKVGYFTERPVRWVPEEVILKNGAHFAVSNKYFDREKAADDYNYWIDENCYAEELGFDIVALNEHHGNPFCMGSVMNVEAAILARLTKKAHILLIGNPLPVLKHPLRMAEELAEIDLISRGRLITGWVRGAGSEQFFNNANPSYNREYFEEAHDFIVQAWTKPGPWRYEGKHFHYRHVNPWALPYQKPHPQMWIPGTLSPETVLWCAQHGYPYFGLGTALAATCDLWEYYADEAQRQGYQAGSENFGYLVPAFVAETDEKAQELGKGFLFGGGQNTFARPEHTLPPGYNSKDAIRRLSKQPQGSWLGVSGEKLKATQVEEKKQVDAEEIHRKLLPGYERAQKQHQFVIGSPKTVIQKLETIMKVLRPGSIVVFNVQGPVSNQDRQNSMRLMAKEVAPAIKEFAGTIGLVDAITRPPRQSKIQAETKRAPVSDKGPLKELGLL; this comes from the coding sequence ATGAAGGTAGGATATTTCACCGAGCGTCCGGTCCGTTGGGTTCCCGAAGAAGTCATCCTGAAGAACGGCGCGCACTTCGCCGTGTCGAACAAGTACTTCGATCGCGAGAAGGCGGCCGACGATTACAACTACTGGATCGACGAGAACTGCTACGCGGAGGAACTCGGCTTCGACATCGTGGCGTTAAACGAGCATCACGGCAACCCGTTCTGCATGGGCAGCGTGATGAACGTCGAGGCCGCGATCCTCGCGCGACTGACCAAGAAGGCGCACATCCTCTTGATTGGAAATCCGCTTCCGGTGCTGAAGCATCCGCTGCGGATGGCTGAAGAACTGGCGGAAATCGATCTGATCTCGCGGGGCCGGCTCATCACGGGATGGGTGCGTGGCGCGGGCAGCGAGCAGTTCTTCAACAACGCGAATCCTTCCTACAACCGGGAGTATTTCGAGGAAGCGCACGACTTTATCGTACAGGCGTGGACCAAGCCGGGACCGTGGCGTTACGAGGGCAAGCATTTCCACTATCGCCACGTGAACCCGTGGGCGTTGCCCTATCAAAAGCCGCATCCCCAGATGTGGATTCCGGGCACGCTCAGCCCTGAAACCGTGCTGTGGTGCGCGCAGCATGGATATCCCTACTTCGGACTCGGCACGGCTCTCGCAGCAACCTGTGACCTGTGGGAGTACTACGCCGACGAAGCGCAACGGCAGGGTTACCAGGCTGGTTCCGAAAATTTCGGCTATCTGGTTCCGGCCTTCGTCGCCGAGACCGACGAGAAGGCACAGGAACTCGGCAAGGGATTTCTGTTCGGCGGCGGCCAGAATACTTTCGCGCGTCCCGAGCACACCTTGCCGCCCGGATACAATTCCAAAGACGCGATCCGCCGGCTCTCCAAGCAGCCGCAGGGAAGCTGGCTGGGAGTGAGTGGCGAGAAGCTAAAGGCGACCCAAGTCGAAGAAAAGAAGCAAGTGGATGCGGAAGAAATCCACCGCAAGCTGCTGCCCGGCTACGAACGCGCGCAGAAGCAGCATCAGTTCGTCATCGGCAGTCCAAAAACCGTAATCCAGAAACTCGAGACGATCATGAAGGTGCTGCGCCCCGGCTCAATCGTGGTGTTTAACGTGCAGGGACCCGTCAGCAACCAGGATCGGCAGAACAGTATGAGGCTGATGGCGAAGGAAGTGGCGCCGGCGATCAAGGAGTTTGCCGGCACGATCGGGCTGGTCGATGCAATCACGCGCCCGCCGCGGCAATCGAAGATCCAGGCCGAGACCAAGCGCGCTCCGGTGTCGGACAAGGGCCCGCTAAAGGAACTCGGTCTGCTCTAG
- a CDS encoding alpha/beta hydrolase, producing MITATEETLNVDGTQLAMIKAGSGKPLLIFHDELGYPGWMTWNESFAHERTLLIPLQPGYGKTPRLDWIRSYRDLAGFYSHMVRDMKLAPVDVIGFSAGGFVAAEMAAADPRIFGKMVLVAPMGIKPEQGEIMDVFPITIRTHLRATVADPAGTPEFAKIYGGEMTPEQFEAFEDARAECARIGWEPYMHNPSLPHLLQGLKTPTLLVWGSSDRVVPGGCIDVYKRVIPSTQVAIIDKVGHRPEIENSAEFERVVSRFLAA from the coding sequence ATGATAACGGCGACCGAAGAAACTCTGAACGTTGACGGCACCCAGCTCGCAATGATCAAAGCCGGCAGCGGCAAGCCGCTGCTGATTTTTCACGACGAGCTCGGCTATCCGGGTTGGATGACCTGGAACGAGAGTTTCGCGCATGAGCGAACTTTACTAATCCCTCTGCAGCCCGGCTACGGAAAGACTCCACGACTGGATTGGATCCGCAGCTACCGCGACCTCGCGGGCTTTTACTCCCACATGGTGCGGGACATGAAGCTCGCCCCGGTCGATGTGATCGGCTTTTCTGCGGGAGGCTTCGTCGCCGCGGAGATGGCGGCCGCTGACCCGCGGATCTTTGGGAAGATGGTCCTGGTCGCCCCTATGGGCATCAAACCCGAACAGGGCGAAATCATGGACGTGTTTCCGATCACGATCCGAACTCATCTGCGTGCCACCGTCGCCGATCCCGCAGGCACCCCGGAATTCGCAAAAATCTACGGCGGCGAGATGACCCCCGAACAGTTCGAGGCCTTCGAGGACGCGCGAGCGGAATGCGCGCGGATCGGATGGGAGCCCTACATGCACAATCCCAGCCTGCCGCACTTGCTGCAGGGGTTGAAAACCCCCACCCTGCTAGTCTGGGGGTCCAGCGACCGGGTCGTGCCGGGCGGATGCATCGACGTCTACAAGCGGGTTATCCCATCCACCCAGGTCGCGATTATCGACAAGGTCGGGCATCGGCCCGAAATCGAAAACTCCGCTGAATTCGAACGCGTTGTCAGCCGTTTCCTGGCTGCGTAG
- a CDS encoding phosphotransferase yields MPIEGLTTPVRENHRFDERNLERHLTEHLGGFRGPLIVSQFITGQSNPTFLLEAPGARLVLRKKPPGTLLQSAHQVEREYRIIKALENTDVPVPRAHLLCEDTGVIGTAFFVMDFVPGRIILEPILPGMKPAERASVYDSMNETMARLHRVDYRTVGLEGFGRPDGYVARQVARWTKQYKAAEMEPIPAMDHLMEWLANHIPEKDETGIAHGDFRLGNLILHPTEPRIVAVLDWELSTLGHPIADLAWNCLGYHYPPDHADTGSFAGHDLKALGIPTEEEYLAAYCTRAGRANIENWNFFVAFAFFRGAAIAQGIAMRAKLGNASAPDAADRGRRAGISAQLGWEIAQKL; encoded by the coding sequence GTGCCAATTGAAGGACTGACCACGCCGGTCAGAGAGAACCATCGGTTCGACGAGCGCAATCTGGAGCGTCATCTCACCGAGCATCTGGGCGGATTTCGCGGCCCACTGATCGTTTCGCAGTTCATAACCGGTCAATCGAATCCAACCTTTTTGCTCGAGGCTCCGGGCGCGCGCCTGGTACTGCGCAAGAAACCGCCCGGCACGTTGTTGCAATCGGCACACCAGGTGGAGCGCGAATACCGCATCATCAAGGCGCTCGAGAACACCGATGTCCCGGTACCGCGAGCCCATCTGTTATGCGAGGACACCGGGGTAATCGGGACCGCGTTTTTCGTGATGGACTTCGTGCCAGGACGTATCATCCTGGAGCCCATCCTTCCGGGCATGAAGCCTGCCGAGCGCGCCTCGGTATACGATTCGATGAATGAGACCATGGCCCGGCTGCACCGAGTCGATTATCGCACCGTCGGGCTCGAGGGCTTCGGCCGACCGGACGGATACGTAGCGCGGCAGGTCGCCCGCTGGACCAAGCAGTATAAGGCGGCCGAGATGGAACCGATTCCGGCGATGGATCATCTCATGGAGTGGCTCGCCAACCACATTCCCGAGAAAGACGAGACCGGGATCGCACACGGAGACTTTCGCCTGGGCAATCTGATTCTGCATCCGACCGAGCCGCGGATAGTCGCGGTGCTGGACTGGGAGCTATCGACCCTGGGGCACCCAATCGCGGACCTCGCGTGGAATTGCCTTGGTTATCACTATCCGCCCGACCACGCGGACACCGGCAGTTTCGCCGGCCACGATTTGAAAGCGCTTGGAATCCCGACCGAAGAGGAATACCTCGCCGCGTACTGCACGCGCGCTGGGCGCGCGAATATTGAGAACTGGAATTTTTTTGTCGCCTTCGCGTTCTTTCGCGGTGCGGCGATCGCGCAGGGAATCGCGATGCGCGCGAAGCTCGGCAACGCCTCTGCTCCTGACGCGGCGGACCGCGGCCGGCGCGCCGGCATCAGCGCCCAGCTGGGCTGGGAAATTGCTCAGAAGTTGTGA
- the aroA gene encoding 3-phosphoshikimate 1-carboxyvinyltransferase, giving the protein MTAEELEITPARGPLHADIALPGSKSITNRALLLAAMASGRSTLEAALLSDDTSAMTAVLRALGFRVEVDEAAHRISVDGLGGAIPASSAELFVGGAGTAMRFIVGFLTLGQGRYRVDGNQRMRQRPIGPLLDALQQLGASVYAERDNRCPPVIVESRRSAFRGGETTIDARASSQFVSAVLMPAPLWPRGLKLRVLGDTARPFIEMTLRLMEVWGVRSEVEGDVITVPGGQTYHARQFVVEPDVSAASYFAAAAALCGGEVKIPGLQRDSVQGDLGFFDLLERMGAHVEWTVDGVVISGTGSLNGVDVSMNSMPDMVPTLAAIAPFASSGTRIREVGFIRYHESDRVRALATELRRLGATVADYEDGIGIEPSRLAPATIETYDDHRIAMSFAIAGLKLAGVKIKDPGCVAKTFPDFFDRLAELTK; this is encoded by the coding sequence ATGACTGCCGAAGAACTGGAGATTACGCCCGCGCGCGGGCCGTTGCACGCCGATATCGCGCTGCCGGGCTCCAAGAGCATTACCAATCGCGCGCTGTTGCTCGCCGCGATGGCATCGGGCCGATCAACTCTTGAGGCGGCCCTGCTGAGCGATGACACCAGCGCCATGACCGCGGTGCTGCGCGCCCTCGGTTTCCGCGTTGAGGTCGACGAGGCCGCACATCGAATCTCCGTCGACGGCCTTGGCGGCGCCATTCCAGCCTCGAGCGCCGAACTCTTCGTCGGCGGCGCCGGGACCGCGATGCGTTTTATCGTGGGGTTCCTAACTCTTGGCCAGGGCCGCTATCGGGTGGATGGTAACCAGCGGATGCGTCAGCGGCCGATAGGACCGCTGCTGGACGCGCTGCAGCAGCTTGGTGCAAGCGTGTATGCCGAGCGCGACAACCGCTGCCCGCCGGTAATCGTTGAGAGCCGCCGCAGTGCATTCAGGGGCGGCGAGACGACCATCGATGCACGCGCATCGTCGCAGTTCGTATCTGCGGTTCTGATGCCAGCGCCGCTGTGGCCGCGGGGACTCAAGCTCCGGGTGCTCGGTGACACCGCGCGCCCATTCATCGAGATGACGCTGCGGCTTATGGAGGTGTGGGGGGTGCGCAGTGAGGTGGAAGGCGATGTGATCACGGTACCCGGCGGGCAGACCTATCACGCGCGCCAATTTGTGGTGGAGCCCGATGTGTCCGCGGCCAGCTATTTCGCGGCCGCCGCCGCGCTCTGCGGTGGCGAGGTCAAGATTCCAGGCCTCCAGCGCGATTCCGTACAGGGTGATCTCGGTTTTTTTGACCTTCTCGAGCGGATGGGCGCACATGTCGAATGGACCGTTGACGGAGTTGTGATCTCGGGAACCGGGAGCCTCAATGGCGTAGACGTGTCGATGAACTCGATGCCCGACATGGTGCCGACGCTTGCGGCAATCGCGCCATTCGCTTCATCGGGGACCAGAATCCGCGAAGTAGGATTCATTCGTTACCACGAGAGCGATCGCGTGCGCGCGCTGGCGACCGAGCTGCGCCGCCTTGGTGCGACGGTAGCCGACTACGAAGATGGAATCGGGATCGAGCCTTCGCGCCTCGCGCCGGCCACGATCGAAACTTATGACGATCACCGGATTGCCATGAGCTTCGCCATCGCCGGGCTCAAACTTGCCGGCGTGAAGATCAAAGATCCTGGCTGCGTAGCCAAGACCTTTCCGGATTTTTTTGACCGCCTCGCGGAATTGACCAAGTAG
- a CDS encoding transglycosylase SLT domain-containing protein, which produces MLERLLRRLSGVVLALAASLAVMSLAGATSCRAAAELPFPRPAFIEPNVKFWVDVFTTYSVRDFTIVDRDKVSRLYQVFHLPGDGIPTRDDVDWVNVYLKSKYVDILQRLASGHQPETSEERRVAEMFKGESPSAYSIAAENLRVQEGLRERFREGLVRSRYYRPTMERIFRQAGLPPELVTLAQVESGFQTHAKSSAGACGIWQFTRATGAKYMNISRHHDDRLNPVRSTEAAAKLLRSNYDQLGDWALAITAYNYGTGGIARAADLYEGDYATMIERYQGPRFGFAVKNYYAEFLAAMDVYENEETYFPGIKDEVANLVAEDTESEPDEEAPRHLRSSHRARHHGAAHHHHHTHRASA; this is translated from the coding sequence TTGCTGGAAAGGTTGCTTCGTCGTTTGAGTGGCGTGGTGTTGGCTTTGGCCGCGAGCCTGGCTGTGATGAGCCTGGCCGGTGCAACATCCTGCCGTGCTGCAGCTGAGCTACCCTTCCCCCGCCCGGCATTCATCGAGCCCAACGTTAAATTCTGGGTCGACGTTTTCACCACCTATTCGGTGCGCGATTTTACGATCGTCGATCGCGACAAGGTGTCTCGCCTCTACCAGGTTTTCCATCTCCCCGGTGATGGAATCCCGACCCGCGACGATGTCGATTGGGTCAACGTCTACCTCAAGTCCAAATATGTCGACATACTGCAGCGCCTTGCGTCGGGCCATCAGCCGGAGACCTCCGAGGAGCGGCGGGTAGCCGAGATGTTCAAAGGAGAGTCGCCGAGCGCCTATTCGATCGCGGCGGAAAACCTCCGGGTCCAGGAGGGATTGCGCGAGCGCTTTCGTGAAGGGCTGGTTCGCAGCCGCTACTATCGGCCGACTATGGAGCGAATCTTCCGGCAGGCGGGGCTTCCCCCTGAGCTGGTCACTCTGGCCCAGGTCGAATCGGGCTTCCAGACGCACGCCAAGTCTAGTGCGGGTGCGTGCGGCATCTGGCAATTCACCCGCGCAACCGGCGCCAAGTATATGAACATCTCGCGCCACCACGACGATCGGCTTAACCCGGTTCGCTCGACCGAGGCGGCCGCGAAGTTGCTGCGATCCAACTACGACCAGCTGGGTGATTGGGCGCTGGCCATTACCGCATACAACTACGGCACAGGCGGCATCGCTCGGGCCGCGGACCTCTACGAGGGCGACTACGCGACCATGATCGAACGCTACCAGGGGCCGCGTTTCGGCTTTGCGGTGAAGAACTACTACGCGGAATTCCTGGCTGCGATGGACGTCTACGAGAACGAAGAGACTTATTTTCCGGGAATCAAGGACGAGGTCGCCAATCTTGTAGCCGAGGATACCGAATCAGAACCCGACGAGGAGGCGCCCCGGCACTTAAGAAGCAGCCACCGAGCCCGACACCACGGCGCCGCCCATCATCATCACCATACCCACCGAGCTAGTGCCTGA
- a CDS encoding glutathione S-transferase family protein — protein sequence MIVLYTTERDYPWGTLRSTHASKTKVVLEEKAVPYRIENLPPGHLWKKPPEMLAKHPLGKVPYIEDEDLIIFDSTVINEYLEDHYTSGVRLMPHNRTARNHIRQAEQFADEAILAGSLPLIWMPYWSPPEKRDQEQMEKGRELLRGRDLPFMERLLEGNQGGGDYVCGEFSLADAPMMAVAMVLEVDGMKLDVFPRVERYLHNLRQRKSYRAISPRSKVADASSGG from the coding sequence ATGATCGTCTTGTATACCACGGAACGCGACTATCCCTGGGGGACCTTGCGCTCCACCCACGCCAGTAAGACCAAAGTGGTGCTGGAGGAAAAAGCCGTCCCCTACAGGATCGAAAATCTGCCGCCCGGCCATCTGTGGAAAAAACCTCCCGAGATGCTGGCCAAGCACCCGCTCGGCAAAGTCCCCTATATCGAGGACGAAGACCTGATCATCTTCGACTCCACCGTGATCAACGAATACCTGGAGGATCACTACACAAGCGGCGTCCGGCTGATGCCGCACAACCGTACGGCGCGCAACCACATCCGCCAGGCGGAGCAGTTCGCCGATGAGGCCATCCTGGCAGGCAGCCTTCCGCTCATCTGGATGCCGTATTGGAGCCCCCCCGAGAAGCGCGACCAGGAGCAGATGGAAAAGGGGCGCGAACTACTGCGTGGGCGCGACCTGCCCTTTATGGAGAGGCTGCTGGAGGGAAACCAGGGTGGCGGAGATTATGTCTGCGGCGAGTTCTCGCTTGCAGACGCTCCGATGATGGCAGTGGCGATGGTCCTGGAAGTCGATGGAATGAAGCTCGACGTATTTCCGCGGGTCGAGCGATATTTGCACAACCTGCGCCAACGTAAGAGCTACCGGGCCATCAGCCCTCGCAGCAAAGTCGCCGACGCCTCAAGCGGCGGCTGA